The genomic segment GACCATGGTGACCACCCCGCGCACGATCGGCAGCTTCCACGGCATTTTTTTCGTCCTGGAGAAGATCGCCCAAGTCTCGCTCTGGATCTCCCCGTCCGGCTTGCGCACGGAGAGGCCCCAGCGGTCAGGCCCCTTCATCAGAACGCCCTCGATCACGGCCTGTCCGCCCACGGGCATCCTGTCCCGCTCGGCGCATTCGGCAAGGAACAAGGGCAAGGACATAAGAAACTTTCTCATGTTCACCTCACACTATCTTTTCTTCAAGGAGCTCTTCCAGAGTGGCGAAGGGATTGCCGCACGAGTGTTTCTCCTCGCATCTACCGGTGACCAGGCAGGTCGGGCCCGCCTTTTCAAACAGAGCGGGCGCTACGGGCCGAACCGCGACCAGCATCCTGCGGGCCAACTCTCTGATCTCCCATTGCGCCCTGCGGCAGAGCCTGAGAGTGAAGAAGTGATGCAGCTCGCGGGCGTTCATCGTCATTACCAACCTTGTGTTCCAGCCGTGGGGAAGGATGTAGCGCGCGTCCTCCTTCGGCACTCCCTGCTCCATCAATTCCGCGTAGAAACTGTGAACGGCCTTCGCCATCTCTTCGAACCTGCGTCTCAACGCGGGCTTGTCGGCGATGGAAGGAGGAACGACCAGGTCGAGCCTGTCCATGGGGACGTATCTCTGGCTCTGCTGGCTGAACGAGGCGATCCTGTGACGGACAAGCTGATGGGACGTCACCCTGCTGAGTCCGTCGATGGCGAATGTAAATGATGCATGTTCAAAGGGCGAAAAGTGTCCGCTGTCGCGAATGTGCCGCAGGAGAGACCTCATCTTCTCCGTCGTCTCGTCCTCGACGAGGTCCGATGCCGATACATCGCTATAGCACAGCCTGGCTGCGGCGGCGACTACAGCATCAGGCCGGGGCGTATGGGATAGAAGCATCACGCCACAGCTCATTGGTCCACACCCTTTCTAAACAAGGGAGAGGCACACCCTCCCTCTCGATTGCTCTACTCCACGTTGGTTCTCTGTCCGTAGTCGATCCCCTCGTACTTCTTCTGGAACTTCTCGAGCCTGCCGGCCTCTGTCAAAACCCTGGACCCTCTCCTTCCGGTGAAGAAGGGGTGGCACGAGGAACAGACTCCCACGCGAATCTCTTTTTTCGTGGAACGGGTCTCGAACGTGTTACCGCACGCGCAACTGGCGACGCACTTCTCGTACTGCGGGTGAAGATCCTTTTTCATCTATGGGCACCTCCAAAAAAATGTAAAACCGGAGTTAATGACCTCCAAACGAGAGAGAACTCTATCACAGGAAGGCCCGGTATGCAAGGGTTTTTTTGAAGAACTTGCAACAACTAGATATGCATAACTCCAAGTCCGCAGCGTTCGTGGTGGGCCACGGCGTGATAGGCCGTATCCCCCATGACCGCCACGGATATCCATCGACTGTTGCGAACAATGGCTATCTTTGCGCCTACGCTGGCCTCAAGCATCCCGACGGACAGGAAACCCTCCAACGCCTCGAGGGCCGCGTGCATCAGCGCGTGCATCTCGTTTCTCTTCTTCTCGACCACTCCCGCATTGAGGGATGCGCCCACCAGGGCTCCCGTTATTTTCTGGGGCAAGACGCCCGCAAGGCCTCCGACCTCCGTGGCCACCGATTTCCATCCGAGGGATGCCAGTTCCTTTTTAAAAGTGATCTCGGCCTCGTTGGTCGTTGTGGAGGCCAGCAGAAGCGCCGCCCTGCCCGCTTGATTTTCGTCGTCGATGCGTATTGTGAAGTTCAATTCCACTCCGCGCTTTTCTCTTCCGGCCTGGGGTTCGTTCGTGTCCAGGACAAGGGGACTGCCTTCGTCAACCGTGCTAACGCTCTCCATCTCTTCCAATTCCTCCTCGTCTTCCCCCAGGGGGCTTTTAAAGATCTTCTTCCAGATCACGCCATGCAGCTCCTCTCTGGTGATTTCTATGCATTATTATAGATGATAGTTGCTGAAAGAGCGCTTTTTGAGGCCGAGGGGAAAAAATATTCAACGGCTTTCTTGATACCTTTGAAAAATAGCTCTATACTATAACCAGTCAAGGCAAGGAATATTTTACGAGAGGAGGGAAAAACCGGGCTTCGATCAGCAACACCCAAAAATCGTTTTCTTAAGGAGGAAATCGCATATGAACAGGAAAGTAATAACCGGTCTTGCTCTTCTCACTCTCTTCGTCTTCGCAGGGGCTGCGTCGGCTACAACCTTCATATCGATAGCGACCGGCGGAACGGGCGGCACGTACTATC from the Synergistaceae bacterium genome contains:
- a CDS encoding FAD-dependent thymidylate synthase, whose product is MSCGVMLLSHTPRPDAVVAAAARLCYSDVSASDLVEDETTEKMRSLLRHIRDSGHFSPFEHASFTFAIDGLSRVTSHQLVRHRIASFSQQSQRYVPMDRLDLVVPPSIADKPALRRRFEEMAKAVHSFYAELMEQGVPKEDARYILPHGWNTRLVMTMNARELHHFFTLRLCRRAQWEIRELARRMLVAVRPVAPALFEKAGPTCLVTGRCEEKHSCGNPFATLEELLEEKIV
- the rpmE gene encoding 50S ribosomal protein L31 → MKKDLHPQYEKCVASCACGNTFETRSTKKEIRVGVCSSCHPFFTGRRGSRVLTEAGRLEKFQKKYEGIDYGQRTNVE
- a CDS encoding hut operon positive regulator HutP codes for the protein MESVSTVDEGSPLVLDTNEPQAGREKRGVELNFTIRIDDENQAGRAALLLASTTTNEAEITFKKELASLGWKSVATEVGGLAGVLPQKITGALVGASLNAGVVEKKRNEMHALMHAALEALEGFLSVGMLEASVGAKIAIVRNSRWISVAVMGDTAYHAVAHHERCGLGVMHI